TACAATACAATTAATGTACTACCAAAGTTAGATTGCTTTTTAGAGGAGAAAAGTACTCTCACTTACCCAGAATACAGCACACAGAGTCAATATTAGGCAAAGCTGGggtgaggagaggagaaaaaaaaaaaggatgaataCTCAAATACACAACAAAGCAAGTACAGTAACTGTTTCCATGTTTTCGGTGGGCAATCAGCATTTGAAAATTAACTTATGAAACAAGCAGAGCCAAAGGCTGTTGTACAGTGACTACATGATGAACTCCATGTAAAGTAGTGTTTTTCAAAGCATGGTATGAGGTATTCATGGCCAGAAGGGCTGGGACAAGTCTTAGAAGAAAGACAAGTCAGGAGCTGACTTCAGGAATCAGGAGGAGTATAGCCTGGTGTGTGCACCCTTATGTGTTGGTTCTATTAAGAGGTGGGCTTAGATGATAAAGCTTTATTGAAAGGAATCAAATAGTCTGGTAACTGCTTCTCTCTTATTCCAGTACATGCTATCATTTTAACCTAGTATTTGTAACACCTGTCTCTCACAAGAAATATGTGTGCACCGCTAGGAACAACCCCTTATTAAAAACAACCATTCTCAATTACTGTATCTGGCAAATACAGGCTATGCCTCATCTGCCAGTGCTTTTTCATCTTCTGACAGTAATGAAGAGTCTGCTagggagcagctgcctcaggTACAGTGAAAAAGCTCACAGGAAGCTttgtacaaaatattttaacactTTGGATGGAACATTACTAAGATATGGTTTACTATGCCAAATAATCACACCATTTTGCAAGCTTAACCATCAGTTAGAACTTTTCCACTAAATCCTATCTGGCTTCCTCCATTTGTCATTACACATAgtagaaaacagaacaaaactacAAGTTAACTTTCgcttgaaaaaaaatttgttgGTGTTTTAttgaaaggaatgaaaataacAGACTCTTTGGAAATTTTCCAAACATGTTTGTGACTCCTCAACTGCCTACAATTCTAGTTTTGTGTTAGGATGGGGATTAAAACAGCCAAATTCGTCCAGAGTTTTCAAAACTTTTAATTTTCCAGTTCTTCTCTGTTTTACTGAAATTTCCATACTAAAAGCTTTAGCTCTCATCCAATGTTCATGTTCACCATTAGATGAAACTTTTCATTCTCTCTTTTCCCAACTTTGTTGGTAGCCTGTCTGCACAGGTAGGTCTGTGATGtttgctctgctctgttctCTTTCCATTTCCCTGATGCGTCCTGTCTTTACAGCCTTCAAAGCCAGTTCTTTTCTTTGTCACCATGTCTGAGCATGGTGAATGACAGGATCATCAGAGCAAAATGATTTTTGTGCCTGCTGTTTTAAGTGTCTGGCTTAGGCTCTCAGTTTCACTGGAAAAAGCCCACAGCTGTAAACTGTTGGAGAATTCATGCTCAGCAAATATAGACTCTATGAGAACTGGAGATATTCTTGCACATTTTTAATTCAGGCCTACGAAACGTTAACTTCCTGTGACTTGTAACTTGGTTTGAGTTGTAAATAATGACagagcaacaaaaaaaccaccaccaaaacaaaacaaaagaaaacaaaacaaacctcttGAACAAAGCTTGGAGTCTAAGCAATGACCAAGTGACTTCCCCAAAAGATATAGACAAATGTAAGCTTCTCAAACGAgattataactttttttttaatgtgggtgTGTAAGAGGAAGAACATACAACCCCCATATGACAGCCATCCAGAAGAATTTATGAAGAAATTCTTATCCACTAATCaaccagaaaaacaaattatatGATAGGGAGAATAGGAAAGCCACTTCAAAATTAAAAGTTGAAACAAATTAGTAGGAACAAGAGAGAAAAGTATAaaacagagaaggagaaaggggaCAAAGTTGCTTTAACTACCTAATATAGACCTTTGGGATAGGAATTCTGATATTGGAGAGAAGGTTTTTTTCCATCCTCCTGGAAGAAGGAATGATGGTGATGGAAGTAAAGGAGCCAGGGATGTCACAATGGAACATCTCAAAGCCAAACATGTGGCCTCCCAGACTTTggggaaataaattaattttcttcattgctTTGAAGATTCTTAACCACTGACCTTTACAGACCAAGCTGCAGCCAACAAACAACTCTCAAGCTACACTTAGtgaccactgacttttcacagTAGCTAAAGTCTCTCACCTTGTTCTTGAAGgtaatattttagaaaataaataaaaaataattaacctGGTATTAGCATTTACTAAGAAATATTTAGTAAAGAACAATTTAGTCCAAATTATgaatttaaaaatcataaacaacaaaaacacacaTTCATAGAAAGGAGGTAGATGCTCTTTGTGACATACAAAGCTAAACAGCTTGATGGTCATTTCTCAACAGAAGGAAGAGGCAGACTGAGAAATAACCtccctttagaaaagcattaaaTTTAGCTTTGAGGCTaatggaaaatacatttttttaataaaaggaaacaaaaccagtaTATTTACCAACATCACAATTGTAGCTACTAATCGTTTTGGATCAAACATTGCTTTCAGTTGCTTCAGTGGTCCCATCAGGAAACATGTACtaataggagaaaaaaaccaaaacaaattgtAAATCACTTTCAAATAACTCTTTCTAAAAGACAGTAGGTAATTAACCAGTTTTCCAACAGATAGATGACTacaaagactttaaaaaaagatatttcagtGCTTAGCAACAGAGATTCACTAGAACAGAAGGTGAAATACTCCATGAATTTGGCCCTGGAGACAGTTTATGAGTCACCCTTGGTCACGAAATTCTTTCCAAAATATTACCATAGTAAAAAAAAGTAACAGGCAAATACAAGAACACTTATATTGGTTGAGATAAGAGAGGATAAAGAGTGTGACAAGGATATACTTAAGAAATAACAGAAGAGCACAGAAGCAAATCAGTTTTCATGAACTCTTTCATTgaataagaagaaaaacatttccacTAATAATCTGTTTGATGGTGCTGAATGCCATTTATAAATAAAGACAATTAAGGAAGCAGTGCGGTTACAGTTAAATTTAAATCATATTAAGAGACACGAAATGGGAGGAGATTAAACAATGACTATAAGTAGCTCTACATGAATTTAGAGATGGGTGGGTAGTCAAAGATGTTTTGATTGTTATTTTAAGATGGCAAGCACCAAaatacattgaaaaaaaaaaagatgagaaaaCTCAACTGCAGAAGTAAATGAGATCATATCCAAGATTTGAGGAAAGATAATGGGAACAAATATAGTGGTTAGAGCTTTTTACATTACCACAACAAAACATTCTGCTGTAAGTATAGCAGAGGGCTATCAAGTTGAAGTCTAGTGAATTTTTTGTTGAAGCTGTTATAACAACTGACTTGCCAAAATAATGTCAAGATTACAAAGACCAACCTGCTGCAGAAAATTCTTGTTTCACAATAGATTTTTTTACTCGGGCAGAATGCAAGTAGCTACAATCAAGATTACAGGGAAGCTCTACCTCTTTTAGTCAAACCCAGCAagcaaaaaggcaggaaaaagttCAGTAGTTTGTATTAATATTCCTACTTTTTTCTACTCTTAACTACAGTAGTAGTTAAGTAGTTAACTTGAAGGGAGAATGAAAACCATCAGCAACACCACATGCTGTACCTTCTCATGCAAAGAAATGCCATCTGAACTAAGATTTCACAACCTCAGGAGTAACTCTCTGGCTCAAATATTTGAGATGAGTCTCTTCCTTGTCATTCTGCTTTGTAGAAAACACAACAATTTAATGAGTTAAAATGCCTGTAATCTTGTGGTAGTCTGAACGCTTTACTACAGGGCAGAAAACCTAGTTTAACTCCTTTTCTAATCATTCAGTTTTATATGAAATGAAGCAGGGAACAGTTTGATAGAGTTTCCTCCTGAAACCAATAATAAGCCTCCTAAGATAGAAGAAATATGGGAATCCACATTCCAGGCAGTAAATAGAGCTCAATCTTCCAGCAACTTTGCACATGtatctccttcacttttttTAATCTTACGTAGACAGACCTCAAATGTCcatattaaatggaaaaaagttTTCACAATTcgatagaaaaagaaaagttttgaaTTAACTGCAATCCAAACTAAATTTTTCTCCGTATTTTTTCATCTTGTCTGCTGgccataaaattaaattaagacaaaaaaaaaggggatgtGAAGAACTAGGAGAAAATATTAGTTAGCTAGTAGAAGAATACAGATGAAGAAAATATGGTGGTAAAAAGCAGTTAAGTTTAGGCCACAGGaaataagcagaaaaaatacagaaagcaaAATGCATTGTTTGTAATCTGATTGGCATTGATAAGACTGACACCACAAGAGTTTCTCCAGAGATGAGAAGAGATTCCATAGGGAGCAGAAagaaaggctgggaaaaaaTTCTAGACACCCTCCAGTTAAACAGAATAATTCTTTTAGACACACCACATTCTGTAGGAGATACACTCATCATCCCTGAGGATAATCAAGTAAGTATCATTGTTTTCATGTTCATGGTTAGAAAATGACAGTAAAAACAAGCTAGAGGGGACTGAACAGGCTAGTAAGAGTTTGCATCTTTGGTTTAAATACAGACTTGCAAATGAGCCTAGAAAAGTTTAAATCTGCTTGTCAATTTGGGACTTCATTGTCATCTCCTACTGTTCTTAGAACACATTTGCCGGTTGTTTATATCTAAAAGGACtactgaaggaaaaaggggCCTCTTTTCTAACCTTAGCTGGAGTCCAGACTAAAGTTTTTCAGCATTCTCCTAAAAGAAATACTAGTCTGTAAAAACTTTCCTCTTAACTCAATTAGACTCGATTAGTAGTAAGTTTCTAAAATGCTCATTTAATTTTAAGAAGTGAAAACACACTCAAAGTACCAGGTAAAAACAATACAACCAAAAAACCTTACTccaaaccaacaacaaagaATAAAGAGTAAGAtaagggagagaaaggaaaacacttAGCCTTGCCTATCTCCACTGTCaactttttgtcttgttttagtGTGAATTGGAATAGTTCTTCAACTGAGACTCAATGTCAGTATGGAAATTACTGTCTCCTAACAAATTTGTTGAGGAAAAGCAGTACACTTTCATGTTTCTCTAACGCTTATGTCACATTACCTGAGTTTCAACAGATTAACAACGCTTTGACTCAAGAATTAAGTCACTTGAGTGAAGTCATAGAGTCCATGAAAGTCAAGACCACACTCCGTGGGGTTTGAGTCCCATGACCATGCCTCAACTACTCTAAAATAATAAGAGGAGGAcaaacagaaactgaaaaataccTTATGGACATTAAGTTGTTTCTTATGCGTCTTTCAAACTGTGAAAGGAAAGTTTTCAATCTTAAGAGGCCCTCTTCTGCAAATATTTCAGGACTGTTATGTGAAACACTTCAAAGAACCAAACAGAGTTTAAAAATACGCTACGAACCAATTTTAGATTCTGCCTTCAGCCTTACAGTCAAAACAAGGATTTCCTGAACGTTTCCTTTTTGAAAGAGTTTTCTTGGAAACAGGATGATCTctctgttaaaaacaaaaagctcctTCCAATAACAAAGAATCCACACACAGTGGGCAGACTACCAGTTTGCTCCTGAAGCTGAAGTACTTACATACCTGGCAGGATTTAGctgtaaaaagtaaaaaacattCAGCTAGCAATTTGTTACTCATACTTTAGATAGCAGTTGTGATGTGTCTGCAAAGAGGCGTGTAAGATAACTGATATACAACAAAACTGTAAAACAAACAAGTTTTTGTTATTAGCATTTCAGTATGAAACAATGTTGTTTATATGCGACATAGACAGCACTCTAGAATAAAAGCAAATGGAAATGTAGCTGAAAAGGAGGGTACTTTTCTAATAACAATAACTAAGAAATCATACCTGGCTAGCGCAGCAATATTTCCCAGGGTGTAGAACACTGCAAAAAGTTTGATCCCCTTTGGGAGCCATAGCAATGCTGTTCCCTATAAAAGACAGGTTATTGGTACGTTTGCAATCAGTTAAGTCaatttatttagatttttatAGTCTATAAATGCAACTTCATACTGCAAAGAGCATCATCCTGACATATACAAGCAGAGCACATGCTCTCAGTTGCAGCTGTCACTACCCAGCACACTTCTATTGCCACCTGCTGGCAGACTATATGTTGGTTTACTGTAGTTCCAGATATTTTTACAATTAGGCAATGTTTGTTTACTGCTCGTATTCTATTCACAACACTTTTGCTTTTGTTACAATGCCCCACTGTACATCCTACACCGCTGCACACAAGATAAAATGTCATAAAGCTGCACTAATATTCACcatctcctttctcctccaATCAACCATTTGGGCTTGCAGTCTAAATACACACTGAGGCTGAATAGAAACATTTCAGAACTCTTACTTCCAGATATTGCTTCCCTCCGccaaacttaaaaaaatccaaagcctTCTGCTGATCACAGCTACCTATGATGGTCAGGGAGAAAAGGAATCATAGCATGGTTtggactggaagggaccttaaagatcacctagatCCAACCGCCACTGCCATAGGCAGgggcacctcccactagaccaggcggCTCACAGCCCCattcagcctggctttgaacattgccagggatggggcatccacagcttctctggacaacctgttctactgcctcacaataaagaatttcttccatatATCTAACTtaaattttcctgtttttaattTGTACCCATtatcccttgtcctatcactacagctCCTGATGAAGAGCCCCTTCCGGGCTTCCCTGTAGGTCTCCTTTagatactggaaggctgctatgAGGTCTCCATACAACCTTCTGTTCCACAGGCTGTACAGACCCAACATTCTCAGCCTGTCAGAGCCTAAAGAGAGCCTCAACTAGAAGCAAAATAAACTGTGATCTGCACACTGtcctgaaaaaacccaaccaaacaaaaaagcaactGCTTTCTACTCCATTGCAATTTCAGTGGAAGTCTGTGgtgaaaggaaaagaggaagaaagacgGAGGGAGGACAGGAAGGGGAGAGATaagggggaagaaggaaaagagggaggattTCCCCCATGTTTTTTCACCTTCGTCTGGGAATTTCCATGCAGCTGAAAAACTGCTTTCTAGTGCAAGTTACCTGTGCCTGATTTTGACAGACCCAAGCAATTAAGAGATCTCAACTCTTAACTGCAGGCTGGAGACTCCTGCCAGCCCCTAAAGTTCAGGAATGAACAAATGATTTGCTGACTGTAAAACcagcaggagtgcagcaggTTTTTCAAGTGTCAACACACAACCACAGTCATCACCTTGATTTGTTGAGTGTGACATGCTACACATGTGGtttcttcagcttttaaaaacctttcaagcttcccccctcttttttccctttattagAGAGAATAAAAGTAAAATGGGTACACACCTCTTTCCTAATACACAAATTACATAAATAGGGTATATTTTGTCAGTGTTCAAGCCTTTTAGTAAGAAAATGTATTATGCTACAATAAAAATGCTCTCTTCTGTAGCTGGAAGAAAAATAGCCAAAATCATAATTTAGAGATCAACAGCCAATTATACATTCAATGTCCACTTAAATAAATGCATACAAAATTTAGAATACAGGATAAAGCAAACACAGAATCACATAGAAAGTAGGAATATGAATGAGGTTCAGCTGTAGAACAGTAATaaagcacaaggaaaaaaataactttaCTTACaagaaaagaacacaaaatgcCAGCAACAAAGCATATGCCAAACCATCTGACTCGAGTACCAAAGCTGAGTGTTGAGGCATCAAGGACCTTAatagaaagagaggaaaaagaggcaTTACAAAGCCAGTTTTGAACAATctaaaggacttttttttctttaccacCAAACTCCTGAAtttcaaacaaaataattttttagctggaaataattattttacctTGCTTAAGAGTCGCTTGTGTATTAATTCTTTCATATTACAAAATTATATTATCAATCTGGAACACATGGAAACATatttacaaacaaacaaaaaagacaaaatccaTAAAGGCATATCCTGGCATGCAAGCAATGCTGCTTCACTTTCAAACAGATTTTCTTATTACCACACAATTGAAAATAGTCAGAATTGTACCAAATCAAAAGAATGAGTGGACCTCCTAGCAATCTGCAGAGGAATTAATCTATTTGTGCAACACCGTAGGTTCCTATAGACATTGCCACCTTTTCCTGTTACTAAGAGGGTCCCTTGTACATATTAATGCCAGTATCCACTGCAAGCATTACAACTGCAATTACTGCTCCTTACAGGGTGAGGGTGTAGGCAGATCAACACAGCTTGTCTCACCAGACTAGGAAAACTTGCTGAAAGGGAGTATTTCACTTCCTGCTTCTCCAGAGTGACTCCAGAACATAATGCGCTGAGCTACCTGACACAACTCATGACAAGAGGACAGAATTAGTGTTCCTTCTATTCTGATGACCTGGCTAAGGAGCCAAGCCAGCTCTGCAAGCtgtcagaaaagcagcaggggTGATGTAAGGAAAGAGGCAGGGCCATGTATCTGGCAGAAAGGCTCCTTTCAGCAGAAGTGATTTGTTAGATGTCCTCAGCTCATCTCCACCCATGCTGTAAGAACAATGAATTTCAGTTTACTCCCGGTCACTACAATTAAATGTACTTTCTATTCTAAACCGGCCTATTAAGTGAAGTGTTGCTTCAGCTTACATAAAATTACTCTAAAAAACCAACTTTCCTATTTGTTCAGATGTCACAGGCAAATTTGCTCTCTTGTTATCGAGTCAACAGGTATTTTAATCAAGTCTTATTAACCAAATATACATGATAGGCCTTTCCCAGCCAATGAGTATGGTATTTCTTCTTATCTCTTGagaaatttctctttcaggCAGTGGTCAGTGAACCAAGGAAATCTGTTACTGCTTAGAACAATTTCACATCTCTACAAATGAAGAAACTGTATCTAGTTTAATAAAAAAGTGCTGCATGCACGCTCACATAAAGGTGCTGTGATGGCAGAACTTCTCAAAGCTCAGAAGATGCAGCTTACCTTGTTAGGTCCGACACTTTATCCTTATGTATGCATTaaagaaacagacaaaaacAGTAACTGAACAATGGCTTAGTATTTTAAATCATATTTGACAGTCATAGTCCTGAATGCCTGCGCATTTAAGAGTAGGAATAGCTGGTAGGAGACAGCTGAAGATACCCATTTCAATCATGCCTTTAGTTACACCTATTCATGCAACTAATCATAAGCAAACacaaaaaagagtaaaaattcTTTCCATCCATGTTCAGAAATGAAGTGTAGATAGGCCATACTATCAGTAAACCCAACACACACATTTCAGATTGCCTAGAAAACAGGGAAAGGATGAAGACCAATAATTTATTCAGGTGCATCAGGCTCACTGCTGC
This Aphelocoma coerulescens isolate FSJ_1873_10779 chromosome 3, UR_Acoe_1.0, whole genome shotgun sequence DNA region includes the following protein-coding sequences:
- the SFT2D1 gene encoding vesicle transport protein SFT2A → MEKLRRVLAGQDDEEQGLTAQVLDASTLSFGTRVRWFGICFVAGILCSFLGTALLWLPKGIKLFAVFYTLGNIAALASTCFLMGPLKQLKAMFDPKRLVATIVMLLCLILTLCAVFWWNKKGLAMLFCILQFLAMTWYSLSYIPFARDAVIKCFSSCLG